The Ficedula albicollis isolate OC2 chromosome 6, FicAlb1.5, whole genome shotgun sequence genome has a window encoding:
- the HKDC1 gene encoding putative hexokinase HKDC1, giving the protein MFAVHLLAFHFTKLKEDQIKKVDRYLYPLRLSDDVLLDVMARFQAEMVKGLGRDTNPTATVKMLPSFVRSLPDGSEKGEFLAVDLGGSQFRAHQVKVFDDGRQSSQLESKSYPTPKEVTQGNGAELFDYIADCLSDFMETRNLKNKKLPLGFTFSFPCRQTKLEEGVLLAWTKHFRVRGVQDTDVVSSLRRALQKHQDIDVDVLALVNDTVGTMMTCGYDDQRCEVGLIIGTGTNACYMEEMRHISLVEGDEGRMCINTEWGAFGDDGALDDLRTEFDRELDLGSLNPGKQLFEKMISSLYLGELVRLILLKMTKEGLLFNGKVSTALLTKGKIEMKHVSAMEKYKEGLSNTKEILTGLNLFPSEEDCVAVQHVCTIVSFRSANLCAAALAAILTRLRENKKLLRMRTTVGIDGGLYKTHPKFAKRLHKAVRRLVPTCDVRFLLSAGGSGRGAAVVTAVARRLAAQRRRLDAALAPFLLPPGTLREVRDKMRAELEYGLKREAQGKATVKMLPTYVCGTPDGTEKGKFLALDLGGTNFRVLLVKIKSGRRRSVQMYNKIFAIPLEIMQGTGEELFDHIVQCIAEFLEYMGIKGARLPLGFTFSFPCRQASIDKGTLVGWTKGFKATDCEGEDVVDMLREAIRRRNEFDLDIVAVVNDTVGTMMTCGYEDPNCEIGLIAGTGSNVCYMEDMKNIEIVEGNEGKMCINTEWGAFGDNGCIDYIRTKYDREVDEGSLNPGKQRYEKMTSGMYLGEIVRQILIDLTKQGLLFRGHISESLRKRGIFETKFLSQIESDRLALLQVRRILQQLGLDSTCDDSIIVKEVCGVVSTRAARLCGAGLAAVVEKKRENRGVERLQITVGVDGTLYKLHPHFSTVLRETVKELAPQCDVTFMLSEDGSGKGAALITAVAKRLHNVGQK; this is encoded by the exons GTTGACAGGTACCTGTACCCCCTGCGCCTCTCTGATGATGTGCTGCTGGATGTGATGGCTCGATTCCAGGCCGAGATGGTGAAGGGGCTGGGCAGAGACACCAACCCCACGGCCACAGTGAAAATGCTGCCGTCCTTCGTGCGCTCGCTGCCCGACGGCTCAG AGAAGGGTGAATTCCTGGCTGTGGACCTGGGTGGCTCCCAGTTCCGTGCCCACCAGGTGAAGGTGTTTGATGatgggaggcagagcagccagctggagAGCAAGTCCTACCCCACACCCAAGGAGGTCACGCAGGGGAATGGAGCTGAG CTCTTTGATTACATTGCTGACTGCCTGTCAGACTTCATGGAGACCAGAAACCTGAAGAATAAGAAGTTGCCTCTtggttttacattttcttttccgTGCAGACAGACCAAACTGGAAGAG GGGGTTCTTCTAGCGTGGACAAAGCACTTCAGGGTCCGAGGAGTTCAGGACACAGACGTGGTCAGCTCTCTGCGCAGGGCCCTCCAGAAGCACCAG GACATAGATGTTGATGTTTTGGCACTGGTCAATGACACGGTGGGAACCATGATGACTTGTGGATATGACGATCAGCGCTGTGAAGTTGGACTCATAATTG GGACTGGCACCAATGCCTGCTACATGGAGGAGATGAGGCACATCAGCCTGGTGGAGGGGGATGAAGGCAGGATGTGCATCAACACGGAGTGGGGGGCCTTTGGAGATGACGGTGCTTTGGATGACCTCCGCACAGAGTTCGATCGGGAGCTGGATCTGGGATCTCTCAATCCTGGAAAACAGTT GTTTGAGAAGATGATCAGCAGCCTGTATTTGGGGGAACTTGTAAGACTCATTCTCCTAAAAATGACAAAGGAAGGCCTGCTCTTCAATGGGAAAGTGTCAACAGCTCTGCTTACTAAGGGCAAGATTGAAATGAAACATGTGTCTGCAATGGAAAA GTACAAGGAAGGTCTGAGCAACACAAAAGAGATCCTTACGGGGCTGAACCTGTTTCCCTCTGAGGAGGACTGTGTTGCTGTCCAGCACGTGTGCACCATCGTTTCCTTCCGCTCGGCCAACCTCTGTGCCGCCGCCTTGGCAGCCATCCTGACCCGGCTCAGGGAGAACAAAAAGCTGCTGAGGATGAGGACCACGGTTGGGATTGATGGGGGGCTCTACAAAACCCACCCCAA GTTCGCCAAGCGCCTGCACAAGGCGGTGCGGCGCCTGGTGCCCACGTGCGACGTGCGGTTCCTGCTGTCGGCGGGCGGCAGCGGCCGCGgcgccgc ggtggtcaCGGCCGTGGCGCGCAGGCTGGCGGCACAGCGCCGCCGCCTCGACGCCGCCCTGgcccccttcctgctgccccccgGCACCCTGCGGGAGGTGAGGGACAAGATGAGGGCCGAGCTGGAGTACGGGCTCAAGAGGGAGGCGCAAGGCAAGGCCACCGTGAAGATGCTGCCCACCTACGTCTGCGGGACGCCGGACGGAACAG agaaaggaaagttCCTCGCCCTTGATCTTGGTGGCACAAATTTCAGGGTCCTGCTGGTCAAAATCAAAAGCGGCAGAAGAAGATCGGTGCAAATGTATAACAAAATCTTTGCCATTCCTTTGGAGATCATGCAAGGGACAGGAGAAGAG CTCTTTGACCATATTGTCCAGTGCATAGCCGAGTTTCTGGAGTACATGGGGATTAAAGGTGCTCGGCTTCCTCTGGGCTtcaccttctccttcccctgcaggcAAGCCAGCATTGACAAG gGAACACTTGTGGGATGGACAAAAGGATTCAAGGCAACAGACTGTGAGGGGGAAGACGTTGTTGATATGCTAAGAGAGGCCATCAGGAGAAGAAAT GAGTTTGACTTGGACATTGTAGCAGTGGTGAATGACACTGTTGGGACCATGATGACTTGTGGATATGAGGATCCAAACTGTGAGATTGGCCTTATTGCAG GAACAGGCAGCAATGTTTGCTACATGGAGGACATGAAAAACATAGAAATAGTGGAagggaatgaaggaaaaatgtgcATTAATACAGAGTGGGGAGCATTTGGTGACAATGGCTGCATTGACTACATCAGGACAAAATATGACAGAGAAGTAGATGAAGGCTCACTAAACCCAGGGAAACAGAG GTATGAAAAAATGACCAGTGGAATGTACCTAGGTGAAATAGTAAGGCAAATCTTGATTGACTTAACCAAACAAGGTCTGCTCTTCAGAGGACACATTTCGGAGTCACTCAGGAAAAGAGGcatatttgaaacaaaattccTGTCTCAGATTGAGAG TGACCGCCTGGCCCTCCTGCAAGTGCGGcgcatcctgcagcagctggggctggacagCACCTGTGACGACAGCATCATCGTCAAGGAGGTGTGTGGAGTGGTTTCCACCAGAGCTGCCCGGCtctgtggggcagggctggctgctgttgTGGAGAAGAAGAGGGAGAACCGAGGTGTGGAGCGCTTGCAAATCACTGTTGGTGTAGATGGGACTCTGTACAAGCTCCATCCGCA TTTTTCTACGGTCCTGCGGGAAACTGTGAAGGAGCTGGCACCCCAGTGTGATGTGACTTTCATGCTTTCTGAAGATGGGAGTGGGAAGGGAGCTGCCCTCATTACTGCAGTTGCAAAAAGATTGCACAATGTTGGACAGAAGTAG